Part of the Panicum virgatum strain AP13 chromosome 4N, P.virgatum_v5, whole genome shotgun sequence genome is shown below.
TCTGATCTGAACATGAACAAGTAACAAGATCGAGCCTGTGTGCCGGCACGTCTACTGTAGCCCTTGCACGTTTCCATGTCTGAAGAAACCGTACGTCAGGATGTTTGCTGTCATGAATAATTGAACTGCCGTTAAAGTGAAGTTGCTTTCAGAACACAAATCAAATTAGAAGTTGCTTTCAGAACACAAATCAAATTAAGGCACTGCTACTTGCTTAATCAGATTGATGAGTAATCAAATTATTACTCCAGCAACAATGCAATCAGCAGGGATCATTTATATATGTTATGTATCAATAATGATACTCCAGTTGACAGTACAGATGCTCTAGTATGTTGCGTGAGTGCTAGCCGCTCCACGTTGGTGTAAGAAATTCTGGCTTTTATCatcttcttaatacaatgaaACGCAGTTCTCCTACgttttcgagaaaaaaatcaGTACAGAGCGAGCGATTTAAGCATGGACCGAAGACGTCGTTTCGGCTGACTCctcaccctttttcttttccggcAATCGCAGCTAAAGAGAGTACGGTTGTAGCATCAGATCCATGATGCATGGTGTCTCAGTCGATCGCTCGCTGGCTCGCCCTTTCAATTCCTTCCATGCCAATTTGCCAACAACCCAACTGAGTGACAGCAAAACAGCAGGTGCATGTGTTGTGGCTTGTGGCCACTGACTGACGATTGAATTGATTCTCTCATGCACTAGCCGCCCAGGGAAAGCCGCAATGCCCCATGCCGCCCATGCCCTCAATTGgttttcatctctctctctctctctctctctctctctctctctctctctctctctccatccaTCCATGTATCAGGTTACTCGATCACTCACAAAATAAAAGTGCTAGCCACTCCTGGATATATCCAAGGTCACTCATACACTAGCTAGCTTGCTTAGGGGACGGAGCTCTCCTCTCCTTTTCCTCCCATTCTTTTCTCACCTATCCTCATCTGAATCTTAGCTCCCTGAGATTGACGATTCCCTCTTGATGAGAGTCTTGCCTTATTACCTGACACAGAAAAGCTTCTAATTTAATGTTTCGCCGACACCGTGACGCTGCAACAAGGGATCGAATAAACGCTTTCTGGTAAATGTTACTACTAGTTTAGGTTTTTAAATTTCGGTTCCCGGAGATTATTCCGGCTCCACGAACACAAGAGAAGAGAAATTCTATGCTTATATTCTCTCACAACTTTAACTGCTTCTTATATGCCTCAAGTACAGATGCTTCTGCATGTCTACACTGCACTGATGAGAAGCAGATGATCAAGCAGAGATAGTGAAAGAGGAATATGTGTTTATATATATGTTGCCTGCTGGGTACTACACTGTTACTAGCTAGCAGTACATGGTTGAGATAGATGGAtgataaaaagaaaagggatCGATATGATACATTTCAAACCATGCATCTCAAACAGTGACAAGTAAAGGCCtttgagaaagaaagaaagaatgaGGGGTGGCCACATCTGTGTTCCTGGCAATGCAATCCCAATGGCGACTGCATCATTGCCCACACACAAAAAGATGCAAAAGACGGGCCACAGTTCCCGTGCACTAACCGGCTAAGGTAGCTACAGATAGGTTTCTGTACCCAATCTCGCCCATCTTTTTCGTCAGAGGAAAAAGGCGTACCTGAAACGATTCTCCCTTAACTCTCCTCTCGCCCGAGCTGAGCGTTTCCGATCCAACACTGCGTTCGTCTCTCGCCAGGCCAAGAAGACCCCAAGAATTCCCTCACAAAAAAAGAAGACCCCAAGAGCTAGGGCCGCCGAATCGCCTGGTCGGGCCAAGACGACACTATAAAAATCTGCCTCCAGCACCTGGGATCCTTGTCTGAAGCAAGCAGGCTAGGTACTGGTAGGTAGGTAGCTGCACATAGATACGTataccggccggccggggccaTGGGGACGATGATGGGGGCgtgcctcggcggcggcctgccgGTGGCCGTGATGCTCTGCCTCAACGTGGTGGCGGCGGTCATGGTGTCGCTCGTTAAGGTGGCCATGGACGGCGGCATGAACCCGCTTGTGATCGTCACGCTGCAGCAGCTCACGGCCTCCGTCTTCCTCGCACCAATAGCCTTCTTCAAAGAGAGGTTGCTAGCTGTTTCTCTTTCCCTCCGCCGATCCATTTCCTTAATTTCCTtttcaagaaaagcaagtgatGATACATTGTACCTATTTTCTGAATTTCAGGAAGTCGAGGCCAAAGCTGACGCTGGAGATCTTCGCCTACATCTTCGTCAGTGCGGCGCTCGGGTACCAATAATTAATTGAAACAACGACGGCCATGGAAAACACACACTGATAAATGATAATTGATGAACTTGCGTGCAGGGCAGCTCTGCGGCAGTACATGATCTTCGTCGCCCTGCGCTACACCACCGCCACCTTCGTCACCGCCTTCTCTAACATCGCCCCCGTCCTCaccttcctcctcgccgtcgcaaCACGGTATCCAAGTTTCTTTCTTTCAGTTCCTGCACCGGCCTGCACGCAAGATTGACAATCGAGAGCTCGCAGCTCAGAAGCACTGAACCTCAAGTCCAAGACGGGCATGGCGAAGCTCCTGGGCACGCTGGTCTCCCTGGGCGGCGCCATGGTGCTCACCCTCTACAAGGGCGTCGCCCTCACCCACGCAGCGGCTTCGCAGCAACAGCCCCTCCATTCTCAGCGgccgccgcccggcagccgcgGCAAGTGGACGCTGGGCACGGTGGCCATCCTGGGCAACTGCGTCTGCCTCTCCTGCTGGTTCCTGCTCCACGGCCGCCTCTCCAGGAAGTACCCGCACGTCTACTCGTGCAACGCGCTCATGTCCATGCTCAGCTTCCTCCAGGTCGCCGTCGTCGGCCTCTGCACCCAGCGGAGCATCTCGCCATGGCTCATCACCAGCAAGTTCCAGATCCTCACCGTCCTATACGCTGTAAGACTGCTTCTTGTTTCAGTAGTCTCTCGTCATCAGTGCGCGTGCCTGACGCGATGCCCGCTGAGCCCCTGACCGGCCACTCACTCTGATCTCAAGTCGTCTGAACTTGTTGTCAGGGCATCGCCGGGTGCGGCGTGTCGTTCGTGCTGGTGACATGGTGCATCGAGAAGAGGGGGGCCGTGTTCGTGGCCGCCTTCATCCCCGTCGTGCAGATCATCGTCTCCGTCATCGACTTCTCCATCCTGCACGAGCAGCTCAACCTCGGCAGCGTGCTGGGATCAGTTCTTGTGATCGGCGGCCTGTACCTTCTGCTCTGGGGCAAGAGGCAGGAGGCCCTCCACTGCCCTCCAAAGGTTGCCGAGGACGCTGAcaaagagcagcagcagcagcaggcggtgcACACCTGAAGATCGACACCATCCACTGCTGACTGTTGGGCGCCGTTGGCTTGTAGTAACAGTTGCAGCAATAAGATCTCCCTcgctcctttttctcttttggtGTGTCAGGAAGGACAGGAGGGGCAATGATGTTCTTCTCAGATCTGTCTGGTGCCGGCAAGCAGAGTGTTTAGATTCTAATCCAAACCAAACAGTAGGATGATATCTTAAAATCGTTCTGATATATAGCAAGCAACATCGATCATACACGGCTGGACTCACTATCAGCCATTTTGTAGTCACTGCTCTTGAGAAATACAGAGTACTACTGCTGGAGAGTAGATTTTTCTGCACTACGCATATATATAGGCATCTGCTCACCTTCCCTTATAAATATTAATACTAGTGCATTAGTAGTACATGTGATTTTTACCATAAAAATCCAACAAATGTGCAGAAAAGGCTATTTGTGCTGTGCAACAGTTCGTTCTTGGGGGAAGAGAGTTATTTTCTTGGAATAGACATAAACCGCAATGAAAAAAAAGGTTAATTAAAATTTCGGCAAGTATGTGTATACAGAgagtgtgtgtgcgcgcgagACTATTCGGAGCCCAGGCTTCCAATAAGAATCGGAAGCCCCAGCCAGGcaaccaacacccccccccctccccgcgCAACGGGGACCATCTCAACCAGCAAGGCTCCAATCCCCACATCTTCCACTTGCCATCGGACTTGATAAATGCATGTAAACTCacctttttttagttttttcgcTATAATTCTCCGCTCGAATATCCAACTCACAAATGGTATTCACCATAAGATTCGTGATATTTTTATGCACAATTTGAGATCCATTGTGaatatattttctatttttttaaattcaaaatttatgcAAGTATAGAAATATAGGGACTAGAACATAGAAAATGTTTCGAGCATAGAAATATAAAGGTACGAGCATAGAAACATAGCGATACAAGCATAGAGTATGTTTGAGCATAGAAATATAAGAGCATATGTATTGAAAGATACGGACATGAGCATAGAAATATCGGGATACAAGCAATAATCAGATTAGGCTGGTGCCGGTAAGCAGAGTGTTTATATTCTAATCCAAACAAAACAGTAGGATGATATCTTGAAATCGTTCTGATATATAGCAAGCAACATCGATCATAGACGGTTGGACTCACTATCAGACATTAACCGCAATGAAAAAAAGATAAGAATCAACAGTTACACAGCAAATTTGTGGGGGTACTATGATTAATCAAAAATTCGGCAGGTGAGTGtgtgtatatacatatatatacacatacatgtgtgtgtacagagagagagagagtggctGCATTTAAACTGAAGACGCACAAGTAACAAAGGGTCTATTTGGCAAGGGTGTGCTCCTCCAGAAATGGCTCCGCTACTCTGATGTAGCGGTTTCTCTgaaaatatttggcaaaacaCCTTTGTCCTGTTTTTCATGAATGAATTGAAGAGGTCATATATCCAATATGCTCTTAGCTATTTGACATGTTTGTGCATCTAAATTTTATATTTGCACTCAGTTTACAATTTTAATtaatgtaaaaataaaaaaaaatcaaaatattgGTTAACTAATAATCATTGTCTTGTTATACTAGTATAGAGTAGTTTTTACAAAAAGAGTCAATGCTCACATAAATCATATAACCACGGATACATGCTTATGACGATTTTGAAAAAAAGATTGATCGTACAAGTTCATCATGGAAATTCATTGCTAGATTGTTAGATTCTGAACTTTATGTATCTCCTGCATTTTTAGAATGAAGATTTCTTGTATATCTAGCCGGTATATTGGGCACGATCCCAATCATATTTGCAAAAATCTTTATGTGAGGCTGCACTCAGCCATCCGATTAGATACAGCTATACGATGATTGATACATTAGCTATCCATCCGCTCGCATCTTATtatgaaaaaagaagagaaaaaaaatcctcaTATGGGCGAGCGTGCGAGATGAGATCCCCTTCATCAATCTCCAAGCCTTGCTCCAGAGCAGCAGAGTAGAGTAGGCAGCAAGCGCGAACTAGCCAGTGCTGCCGCTAGTGCCAATGCTGCTGGATCGTGTGGCCGTGGAATGTGGCGGCTGTGCAGtgttggaggggggggggggggggggggggggggcaaaaagCGAGGCGCATCCAGGTAGCTGCTGGAGCGGAGCGGTGGGTGCTTCTCCACGCGGCGCGGCACGGCACAGCGCCAccttcctccgccgcccgcctgGAGAGGAGATCGCCTAGATGGATGGAcctggcaggtgggcccattGGGCTTTGATGGGTTGGCTACCCTGT
Proteins encoded:
- the LOC120670538 gene encoding WAT1-related protein At3g30340-like encodes the protein MGTMMGACLGGGLPVAVMLCLNVVAAVMVSLVKVAMDGGMNPLVIVTLQQLTASVFLAPIAFFKERKSRPKLTLEIFAYIFVSAALGAALRQYMIFVALRYTTATFVTAFSNIAPVLTFLLAVATRSEALNLKSKTGMAKLLGTLVSLGGAMVLTLYKGVALTHAAASQQQPLHSQRPPPGSRGKWTLGTVAILGNCVCLSCWFLLHGRLSRKYPHVYSCNALMSMLSFLQVAVVGLCTQRSISPWLITSKFQILTVLYAGIAGCGVSFVLVTWCIEKRGAVFVAAFIPVVQIIVSVIDFSILHEQLNLGSVLGSVLVIGGLYLLLWGKRQEALHCPPKVAEDADKEQQQQQAVHT